One window of Nocardia nova SH22a genomic DNA carries:
- a CDS encoding thioesterase family protein, producing the protein MKLQPGLEAEFSIEVTAADTASALGSGDVDVLATPRIVALAEEATVRAIADALSGGRTSVGTEVSVRHRRPSLPGTTLTVCARLVEVDEARLTFRVVARAGEVLVADGTVRRTVVDRKDFLARARDS; encoded by the coding sequence GTGAAGCTGCAGCCCGGACTCGAGGCCGAATTCAGCATCGAGGTGACCGCGGCGGATACCGCGTCGGCCCTCGGCAGCGGTGATGTGGATGTACTGGCGACACCGCGCATCGTCGCCCTCGCCGAGGAGGCCACCGTCCGCGCGATCGCCGACGCCCTGTCGGGCGGGCGGACCTCGGTGGGGACCGAGGTGTCGGTGCGGCATCGGCGGCCCAGCCTGCCCGGCACGACGCTCACCGTGTGCGCCCGCCTGGTCGAGGTCGACGAGGCCCGGCTGACCTTCCGGGTCGTGGCCCGCGCCGGTGAGGTGCTCGTGGCCGACGGCACCGTGCGCCGGACCGTCGTGGACCGCAAGGACTTTCTGGCCCGGGCCCGCGACAGCTGA
- a CDS encoding LysR family transcriptional regulator, with the protein MLFRQLEYFVALARERHFARAAQACYVSQPALSEAIRKLERELGVGLVRRGRSFEGLTPEGERLVLWARRILADRDALEQEVTALRTGLTGELRLGVIPAASGTVALLTDPFCAAHPLVRVTVETSLRSQRIVERLRRFELDAGIVYPDGLDTRDLVLTPLYEERQVLVAAADLLPGPPESVGWADAVQLPMCLLHKGMRGRRIVDEALAAHGLVLTPQLETDSVAALLAHAGTGRWACLVPEPWLHTWRPPPGIRVLALDNPEVTAGIALVTGAEPGSPVARALVRGALDTPIADTLHASASPSW; encoded by the coding sequence ATGCTGTTCCGTCAGCTCGAATACTTCGTCGCGCTCGCGCGGGAACGTCATTTCGCGCGCGCGGCGCAGGCCTGCTACGTCTCCCAGCCCGCTCTGTCGGAGGCGATCCGCAAACTGGAACGCGAACTCGGCGTGGGGCTGGTGCGGCGCGGCCGCAGTTTCGAGGGGCTGACCCCGGAGGGGGAGCGGCTGGTGTTGTGGGCGCGGCGGATCCTGGCCGACCGCGATGCGCTCGAGCAGGAGGTCACCGCGCTGCGGACCGGTCTCACCGGTGAGCTGCGGCTGGGGGTGATACCCGCCGCCTCCGGTACCGTCGCACTGCTCACCGATCCCTTCTGCGCGGCCCATCCGCTGGTGCGCGTGACGGTGGAGACGAGTCTGCGCTCACAGCGGATCGTGGAACGGCTGCGGCGCTTCGAACTCGATGCCGGGATCGTGTATCCGGACGGGCTCGACACCCGGGACCTGGTACTCACCCCGCTGTACGAGGAGCGGCAGGTGCTGGTCGCCGCGGCCGATCTGCTGCCCGGGCCGCCGGAGTCCGTCGGCTGGGCCGACGCGGTGCAGCTGCCGATGTGCCTGCTGCACAAGGGGATGCGCGGACGCCGGATCGTCGACGAGGCGCTCGCCGCGCACGGCCTGGTGCTGACACCGCAGCTGGAGACCGATTCGGTGGCGGCGCTGCTCGCGCACGCGGGTACCGGCCGCTGGGCCTGCCTGGTCCCCGAGCCCTGGTTGCACACCTGGAGACCGCCGCCGGGCATCCGCGTGCTGGCACTGGACAACCCCGAGGTCACCGCGGGCATCGCCTTGGTCACCGGCGCCGAACCCGGCTCGCCGGTCGCCCGCGCACTGGTCCGCGGCGCCCTCGACACGCCGATAGCCGACACGCTCCACGCATCGGCATCACCGTCGTGGTGA
- a CDS encoding FUSC family protein has product MHAIRRGRLRARRLLTEIDHLPAARVFAGLAIPGLILIGAGRTDLLIYAVFGSFTGMYGFAESARQRLGHQLAAAVLLIGGTATGVALGCLHVPAWALVAAVAVFAAVASPLADRLGLRPQGPFFGLFACGAIAMVAGSDPVLALAVCAGTAALCVIVGYADAIRRPAPGGAPAPGARSGTDSLVQAGRYAVAVSVAGGIGVFLGVGHANWAMAGAAVPLVAAGNRDRIRRGVHRVVGTLAGLAVTAPLLLPGLPPTVLALAIIALLYPTELFMARHYAVALGFFTPLIMSMTLLAAPADPVVLLRERGIDTVFGVVIGVAVAVVPVRTRRIVADDARTHPVPVACGVVE; this is encoded by the coding sequence GTGCACGCGATACGACGAGGGCGACTGCGTGCGCGCCGCTTGCTCACCGAGATCGACCATCTGCCCGCCGCGCGGGTCTTCGCGGGACTGGCGATCCCGGGCCTGATTCTGATCGGGGCCGGGCGCACCGATCTGCTCATCTACGCGGTGTTCGGATCCTTCACCGGGATGTACGGCTTCGCCGAATCCGCACGGCAGCGCCTCGGTCACCAGCTCGCCGCCGCGGTGTTGCTGATCGGCGGGACCGCGACGGGTGTCGCGCTGGGTTGCCTGCATGTCCCGGCCTGGGCACTGGTCGCGGCGGTGGCGGTGTTCGCGGCGGTGGCCTCGCCGTTGGCCGATCGGCTCGGACTGCGGCCACAGGGGCCGTTCTTCGGATTGTTCGCCTGCGGGGCCATCGCGATGGTCGCCGGATCCGATCCCGTACTCGCCCTGGCGGTGTGCGCGGGCACGGCCGCACTCTGTGTGATCGTCGGATACGCCGATGCGATCCGGCGGCCAGCACCCGGCGGCGCACCCGCGCCCGGCGCACGTTCGGGTACGGACTCGCTGGTACAGGCGGGCCGGTACGCCGTCGCGGTGTCGGTCGCCGGGGGAATCGGCGTATTTCTCGGTGTCGGACACGCCAATTGGGCGATGGCCGGTGCCGCGGTACCGCTCGTGGCGGCCGGAAACCGGGATCGGATCCGGCGCGGCGTGCATCGGGTCGTGGGGACGCTGGCCGGTCTCGCGGTCACCGCGCCGCTGTTGTTGCCGGGCCTGCCGCCGACGGTCCTGGCGCTCGCGATCATCGCGCTGCTGTATCCCACCGAGCTGTTCATGGCCCGGCACTATGCCGTGGCGCTGGGCTTCTTCACGCCGCTGATCATGTCGATGACCCTGCTGGCGGCGCCCGCCGATCCGGTCGTGCTGCTGCGTGAGCGCGGGATCGACACGGTGTTCGGCGTGGTGATCGGGGTCGCCGTCGCCGTCGTGCCGGTCCGGACGCGGCGCATCGTTGCAGACGATGCGCGAACGCATCCGGTGCCGGTCGCCTGCGGCGTGGTCGAATAG
- a CDS encoding TioE family transcriptional regulator has protein sequence MRPIDLAREHGLSAQAIRNYDEAGILPPAERSASGYRRYTSVHAQALRTFLALRTGHGHGPAAEIMRAVNEGDIESAYRLIDGSHLALRTERGTCTEVAAALTGLSATPPAPIPGRPLTVGELARRLGLHPATLRTWETAGILHPERDRATGYRHYGPGCVRDAEIARQLRRGGYPLDHVARFLESLHTAGGAQPLEAFLDSWQQRLIARSRNLLAGAAQLDRYLTMCESGVEIPPVGQP, from the coding sequence CTGCGACCCATCGATCTCGCCCGCGAACACGGATTGTCCGCCCAGGCGATCCGCAACTACGACGAGGCGGGCATCCTGCCACCGGCCGAGCGCAGCGCCTCCGGGTACCGCCGCTACACCTCAGTGCACGCCCAGGCATTGCGCACGTTCCTCGCGCTACGGACCGGGCACGGCCACGGACCGGCCGCGGAGATCATGCGCGCGGTGAACGAGGGGGATATCGAATCCGCCTACCGGCTCATCGACGGCTCCCATCTGGCATTGCGCACCGAACGCGGCACCTGCACCGAGGTGGCCGCCGCCCTCACCGGATTGTCGGCGACCCCGCCCGCACCGATACCCGGACGGCCCCTCACCGTCGGTGAACTCGCCCGCCGGCTGGGCCTGCACCCGGCCACCCTGCGCACCTGGGAGACCGCGGGAATCCTGCACCCCGAACGCGATCGGGCGACCGGCTACCGCCACTACGGACCCGGCTGTGTGCGCGATGCCGAGATCGCGCGGCAACTGCGCCGGGGCGGATACCCGCTGGACCACGTCGCCCGGTTCCTCGAATCGCTGCACACCGCGGGCGGTGCGCAACCGCTCGAAGCCTTCCTCGACTCCTGGCAGCAGCGGCTCATCGCGCGCAGCCGGAATCTGCTCGCCGGGGCCGCGCAGCTGGACCGATACCTGACCATGTGCGAGTCCGGGGTGGAGATTCCGCCGGTCGGTCAGCCGTGA
- a CDS encoding erythromycin esterase family protein, translated as MSIATTPHAIGRQLDDPTGLGRALDELLTTRAEPPVLFGLGEPTHGIAAFPLLRNDFLAQLTDRGYRSIALETDFFAASVVDDYIRGADTDIDTVLATGFSHGFGAIPGNRELVQWLRAYNADRTPREQVRFHGFDAPLEFGSAPSPRRALRAVADYLPADLRPDSADDLDVLVGEDEPWANEAAMFDAAASIGTSERARALRLVADDLAGALHRAAPALRSADPGGYYRAAAHARTAVGLLRYHAAMADPGPDRIATMLSLRSEMMAANLLAIVNHERRRGPSLAFAHNEHLRPTRPTAPADEVSWCGAGELVHFELGGRYLFVATDAAPAPDPDTLQSVLSEASTRRTLFPAPALRAVLPPSLGTGTPVVPGHIPLTPADTGSADALVFITDTDGKRFQYW; from the coding sequence ATGTCCATCGCCACCACACCGCACGCCATCGGCAGGCAACTCGACGATCCGACCGGCCTGGGCCGCGCGCTCGACGAACTGCTCACCACCCGCGCCGAACCGCCGGTCCTGTTCGGCCTGGGTGAGCCGACGCACGGGATCGCGGCATTCCCGTTGCTGCGCAACGACTTCCTCGCACAGCTGACCGATCGCGGGTATCGGTCGATCGCGCTGGAGACCGATTTCTTCGCCGCTTCCGTCGTCGACGACTACATCCGCGGCGCGGACACCGATATCGACACCGTGCTCGCGACGGGCTTCAGCCACGGATTCGGCGCCATCCCCGGCAACCGCGAACTCGTGCAGTGGCTGCGCGCGTACAACGCCGATCGCACGCCGCGGGAGCAGGTGCGGTTCCACGGTTTCGACGCGCCGCTGGAATTCGGCTCCGCGCCGAGTCCACGCCGGGCACTGCGCGCGGTCGCCGACTACCTGCCCGCCGACCTGCGTCCGGATTCGGCCGACGACCTCGACGTATTGGTCGGCGAGGACGAGCCGTGGGCGAACGAGGCGGCGATGTTCGACGCGGCCGCCTCGATCGGCACGTCCGAGCGCGCCCGCGCGCTACGGCTCGTGGCCGACGACCTGGCCGGCGCACTCCACCGCGCGGCACCGGCGCTGCGGTCGGCGGACCCCGGCGGCTACTACCGCGCCGCCGCACACGCTCGCACCGCAGTGGGACTGCTGCGCTATCACGCCGCCATGGCCGATCCCGGACCCGACCGCATCGCCACCATGCTGAGCCTGCGCTCGGAGATGATGGCCGCCAATCTGCTCGCGATCGTGAACCACGAGCGGCGACGCGGGCCGAGTCTCGCCTTCGCGCACAACGAGCACCTGCGTCCCACCCGTCCCACTGCCCCGGCCGACGAGGTGAGCTGGTGCGGCGCAGGCGAATTGGTGCACTTCGAGCTGGGCGGACGCTATCTGTTCGTGGCCACCGATGCCGCCCCGGCACCCGATCCGGACACTCTGCAGTCCGTCCTGTCCGAGGCCAGCACCCGCCGCACCTTGTTCCCGGCGCCCGCACTGCGCGCAGTGCTTCCTCCCTCCCTCGGGACCGGCACACCCGTTGTCCCCGGCCATATTCCGCTCACTCCCGCGGATACCGGCAGTGCCGACGCGCTGGTCTTCATCACCGACACCGACGGAAAGCGGTTCCAGTACTGGTAG
- a CDS encoding MFS transporter: MSSLREVTKTVPERRAGTGWMVAALMLGVLVYGVLGTVVTPALTLLQNDLHTSVGGVTWLLTAYLLAAAVSTAVLGRLGDMFGKRRMLLVALTLMAAGTLVSAVSGVFAVVVLGRVLQGMAGGLLPLAFGIIRDELPGDRIGHAIGAVSAMIGVGTGVGVILPGLVATSMGWQWLFWIPFALTVLAMIGTRVFVSESPVRPGGRVNWVNATLLTVGITAVLIAVSEGASWGWTSGPTLGLLLGGAAVCALWATAESVSSAPLITVSLMRVRALWTTNITAFLLGAAMFSSTAVYPIFAQLPTGSGFGYGASPLVCGLYMLPYSVAIAVAGALAGRIARRLGFLPALVAGCLTCAAGSGYIAVRYHHPLDMMISLVIFGFGLGTATSALAAVVVHAAPAGRVGETTGMNQVIRMIGGAVGTQVVSTLIAGNRHNGIPALSGFTQSFLAEAVFLIVAAGAAVLAVPRR, translated from the coding sequence ATGTCGTCTCTGCGAGAAGTTACGAAAACCGTGCCCGAGCGTCGAGCGGGTACCGGGTGGATGGTCGCGGCGTTGATGCTCGGGGTCCTGGTCTACGGCGTCCTCGGCACGGTGGTGACCCCGGCACTCACGTTGCTGCAGAACGACTTACACACCTCGGTGGGCGGCGTGACGTGGCTGTTGACCGCCTACCTCCTGGCGGCGGCCGTGAGCACGGCGGTGCTGGGCAGGCTGGGCGACATGTTCGGCAAGCGGCGGATGCTTCTCGTCGCCCTGACATTGATGGCGGCGGGAACGCTGGTCTCGGCCGTGTCCGGCGTGTTCGCGGTGGTTGTGCTCGGGCGCGTACTCCAGGGCATGGCCGGTGGGCTGTTGCCGCTCGCGTTCGGGATCATCCGCGATGAGCTGCCCGGCGACCGCATCGGCCACGCGATCGGAGCCGTGTCCGCGATGATCGGCGTCGGCACCGGCGTGGGCGTGATCCTGCCCGGCCTCGTCGCGACCAGTATGGGCTGGCAGTGGCTGTTCTGGATTCCCTTCGCTCTCACCGTGCTCGCGATGATCGGCACCCGCGTGTTCGTCTCCGAATCTCCGGTGCGCCCCGGCGGGCGAGTGAACTGGGTGAACGCGACCCTGCTCACGGTCGGCATCACCGCGGTGCTGATCGCTGTCAGCGAGGGCGCGTCCTGGGGCTGGACATCCGGCCCGACCCTGGGCCTCCTGCTCGGCGGCGCCGCGGTGTGCGCGCTGTGGGCGACCGCCGAGAGCGTCAGCAGCGCGCCGTTGATCACCGTGTCCCTGATGCGCGTTCGCGCACTGTGGACAACCAACATCACCGCCTTCCTGCTCGGGGCGGCGATGTTCTCGTCGACCGCCGTGTATCCGATCTTCGCGCAACTGCCCACCGGCAGCGGATTCGGTTACGGCGCATCGCCACTCGTGTGCGGGCTCTACATGCTCCCGTATTCAGTCGCGATCGCCGTGGCCGGAGCACTCGCCGGACGCATCGCCCGCAGGCTCGGCTTCTTGCCCGCACTCGTCGCTGGGTGCCTGACGTGCGCGGCCGGAAGCGGATACATCGCCGTCCGATATCACCACCCGCTCGACATGATGATCAGCCTGGTCATCTTCGGATTCGGTCTCGGCACTGCCACCTCGGCGCTGGCCGCCGTGGTCGTCCACGCCGCGCCCGCCGGACGGGTGGGGGAGACGACCGGGATGAACCAGGTGATCCGGATGATCGGCGGCGCGGTCGGAACACAAGTGGTCTCCACCCTCATCGCGGGCAATCGGCACAACGGGATTCCCGCCCTGAGCGGCTTCACGCAGTCCTTCCTGGCGGAAGCGGTGTTCCTGATCGTGGCCGCCGGTGCGGCCGTGCTCGCCGTGCCCCGTCGGTGA
- a CDS encoding helix-turn-helix domain-containing protein, with protein MAGRDRPRVQLRRDPGGEAGGRSPILSIDRSGAEARRTIDWHAHDEAMLLWSATATVAMSTPARDWLVPPGYGLWVPPRIVHSEKALRPGELCVVRFAPDLCPVSWPEPVGISVGSLLRELVSHLHDAEPDDPSRAHAELLVFDLLAPLPVNAIDVSMPADPRVRAIAEQIIADPGDTRDLAFWAHRTHTGVRTLSRLFARETGLSFGQWRTHVRMRAAAQHLADGRSVNATARAVGYRKPSAFIAAFRRSTGRTPGACLRVEPTTEVGR; from the coding sequence ATGGCTGGCCGAGACCGACCTCGCGTACAACTGAGACGCGATCCGGGCGGTGAAGCAGGCGGCCGGTCGCCGATTCTGAGCATCGATCGCAGCGGTGCGGAGGCTCGCAGGACCATCGACTGGCATGCGCACGACGAGGCGATGCTGCTGTGGTCCGCGACCGCGACCGTGGCGATGAGCACCCCCGCGCGCGACTGGCTCGTGCCGCCCGGATACGGCCTCTGGGTTCCGCCTCGGATCGTGCACTCGGAGAAGGCATTACGGCCCGGTGAGCTCTGCGTCGTACGATTCGCGCCGGACCTCTGCCCGGTCTCGTGGCCCGAACCCGTCGGCATCTCGGTGGGAAGCCTGCTGCGCGAACTCGTTTCGCACCTGCACGACGCCGAGCCGGACGACCCCAGCCGCGCACACGCCGAGCTGCTGGTCTTCGATCTGCTCGCCCCGCTCCCCGTCAACGCCATCGACGTGTCCATGCCGGCGGATCCACGCGTGCGGGCGATCGCCGAGCAGATCATCGCCGACCCGGGCGACACCCGCGACCTCGCATTCTGGGCGCACCGGACGCACACCGGGGTACGCACCCTGTCCCGCCTGTTCGCCCGCGAAACCGGCCTGAGCTTCGGGCAATGGCGAACGCACGTCCGCATGCGGGCCGCCGCACAGCATCTGGCCGACGGCCGATCCGTCAATGCCACCGCGCGAGCCGTCGGCTACCGCAAGCCCAGCGCCTTCATCGCCGCCTTCCGCCGATCGACCGGCCGGACGCCCGGCGCCTGTCTCCGCGTCGAGCCGACAACCGAAGTCGGACGGTAG
- a CDS encoding nuclear transport factor 2 family protein: protein MSDNRIDDRRAIGELMTGWIHRDREQWDELAGLFHADATLRILWFAGSAHDFVDGSRRMGHGPLRSKHFIGAPAIRFAGDRAFVETNAILLAELTGAGIGATIHNRFLDRVSRRDGIWRIEHRDSVYDMGGFTYPFGVAGAPDIDAQALSGRHPREYAALAYLLETAGHPVTGTYPTRFGEQETAILEAGGAWLAETDLAYN, encoded by the coding sequence ATGAGCGACAACCGAATCGACGACCGTCGGGCGATCGGCGAACTGATGACGGGCTGGATTCATCGGGACAGGGAGCAGTGGGACGAGCTGGCCGGGCTGTTCCATGCGGACGCGACGCTCAGAATCCTCTGGTTCGCGGGCTCGGCCCACGACTTCGTCGACGGCTCGCGCCGGATGGGGCACGGGCCGCTGCGCAGCAAGCACTTCATCGGCGCTCCCGCCATCCGCTTCGCGGGCGATCGCGCGTTCGTCGAGACCAACGCGATCCTCCTCGCCGAACTCACCGGTGCGGGAATCGGCGCGACCATCCACAACCGATTCCTCGACCGCGTGAGCCGGCGTGACGGGATCTGGCGCATCGAACATCGTGACTCCGTCTACGACATGGGCGGATTCACCTACCCGTTCGGCGTGGCGGGCGCCCCCGACATCGACGCACAGGCATTGTCCGGCCGTCATCCCCGGGAGTACGCGGCACTGGCCTACCTGCTCGAAACCGCCGGGCATCCGGTCACCGGCACCTACCCGACACGCTTCGGCGAACAGGAGACGGCCATTCTCGAGGCAGGCGGCGCATGGCTGGCCGAGACCGACCTCGCGTACAACTGA
- a CDS encoding AraC family transcriptional regulator, translated as MPETRQFVPAPESARLWPHGERMATHRHPRGQLIYPSTGILSITTESGVWITPANRVSWTPAGFDHEHRAYGATDVRTLLLPLALSRALPDRPTVFEASPLLRAAVLRLTDPRPPARAAALRLRQVIVDELLETPEQPLHLPRPRDDRLRAVTDLLHADPADGSSLAELGRAAGASERTLSRLFQAELGMSFHRWRAQLRVQHALVHLMDGRTVTQTAGLCGWANTASLINAFTAIVGRTPGRYQADLQRAD; from the coding sequence GTGCCAGAAACCCGCCAATTCGTTCCCGCACCGGAGTCCGCCCGGCTCTGGCCGCACGGTGAGCGCATGGCCACGCACCGGCATCCCCGGGGGCAGCTGATCTACCCCTCGACCGGGATTCTCTCGATCACGACGGAGAGCGGCGTCTGGATCACCCCGGCCAACCGGGTGAGCTGGACACCCGCCGGCTTCGATCACGAACATCGCGCATACGGCGCAACCGACGTGCGGACCCTGCTGCTGCCCCTGGCTCTGTCCAGGGCGCTGCCCGACCGGCCGACCGTGTTCGAAGCGTCCCCGCTGCTGCGAGCCGCGGTGCTGCGACTGACCGATCCCCGGCCGCCCGCGCGGGCCGCCGCGCTCCGCCTGCGTCAGGTCATCGTCGACGAACTGCTCGAGACGCCCGAGCAACCGCTCCATCTGCCGAGACCACGCGACGATCGGCTCCGCGCCGTGACCGACCTGCTGCACGCCGACCCCGCCGACGGGTCCTCATTGGCCGAGCTGGGCCGGGCGGCCGGCGCGAGCGAGCGGACCCTCAGTCGGCTCTTCCAGGCCGAACTAGGCATGAGCTTCCATCGGTGGCGCGCCCAGCTCCGCGTCCAGCACGCCCTCGTACACCTGATGGACGGGCGCACCGTCACCCAGACGGCCGGTCTGTGCGGGTGGGCCAATACGGCCAGCCTCATCAACGCGTTCACCGCCATCGTCGGCCGAACTCCCGGTCGTTACCAGGCCGACCTCCAACGCGCGGACTGA
- a CDS encoding PPOX class F420-dependent oxidoreductase, translating into MTFTSNEQQFLGEAGIGRLATVSPDGVVQNNPTGYRVNADGTIDIGGMRMRASRKYRNVEAGSRVSFVIDQQVSVEPYVIRGIEVRGTAVALDDEEPPFPPQERAVIRIRPERIISWGIDGGSFDFTGRGVE; encoded by the coding sequence ATGACCTTCACCAGCAACGAGCAGCAGTTCCTCGGCGAGGCCGGGATCGGCCGGTTGGCCACCGTGTCGCCCGACGGCGTCGTGCAGAACAATCCGACCGGCTATCGGGTGAACGCCGACGGCACGATCGACATCGGCGGTATGCGCATGCGTGCCAGCCGGAAGTATCGCAATGTCGAGGCGGGCAGCCGGGTGTCGTTTGTCATCGACCAGCAGGTTTCGGTGGAGCCCTACGTGATTCGCGGCATCGAGGTGCGCGGCACGGCCGTGGCGCTCGACGACGAGGAGCCCCCGTTCCCGCCCCAGGAACGCGCCGTCATCCGAATCCGCCCCGAACGGATCATCTCCTGGGGCATCGACGGCGGATCCTTCGACTTCACCGGCCGCGGCGTCGAGTGA